A region of the Pseudomonas sp. A34-9 genome:
TCAGTTGTCCAGTGTCAGCCGCGAATCACTGCGCGCCGAGCGCATCGAAATCGAATTCGATGCGCCGGATTATCGCGACGCCTACAGCGTATTGGGTGATTGCCCGCTCCAGTTCGGTGCCGAACGCAATCAACTGCGTCTGACCCTGAGCAGCCTCGCGCAGCGCAATCCCGAGCATTGCCCGAGCACCTGGCGGCATTTGCTGCAACTGTGTGAACGGGAACTGGAACAACTGACCCGCACCCGCAGCCTGCGCGAGCGCATCACTCAGCTATTGGGGCCGTTGCTCAATGGTGGCCGGGAACCCGACCTGGAAGAAGTGGCGGCGCGCTTGAAGCTGCCGACCTGGACATTACGGCGCAAACTGGCCGAGGAAGGCACGCAGTTTCGCGCGGTGCTCAATGACACCCGCCGTGATCTGGCCATGACCTACATCCGCGACACCGAACTGGCCTTCGGCGAAATCGCTTACCTGCTGGGTTTTGCTTCAGCCGAAGCCTTCCAGCGCGCATTCAAACGCTGGAGCGGTCAGACGCCCGGCGAATTCCGCCGCAGTCATCGGCAAACCGCATAAAACCGCAAGCTACAGACCAGCGCTCAAAGCTCGGTCGCGTCTTCCGCAGGCTCGGGTTGATCCAGTTCAAAAGCGTGGTATTCGAGCAGTTCTTCTTGATAATCGTCCATCGCGTAATCCCCCTACTGCTCTCTTGAA
Encoded here:
- a CDS encoding AraC family transcriptional regulator, which gives rise to MKPLPMRLGDLSVGFVHSLADAVRSHDLDPQPLLEQYGLDAARLAESGARLSIPRYMRLGHSAIQLTGDPALGLRMGQLSRLSQAGLAGVTAAQAPTVREAARCLIRFEPLYGSNYRGQSSFHEDANGAWLRFYSISPYNAYNRFVVDSIIAGWLHQLSSVSRESLRAERIEIEFDAPDYRDAYSVLGDCPLQFGAERNQLRLTLSSLAQRNPEHCPSTWRHLLQLCERELEQLTRTRSLRERITQLLGPLLNGGREPDLEEVAARLKLPTWTLRRKLAEEGTQFRAVLNDTRRDLAMTYIRDTELAFGEIAYLLGFASAEAFQRAFKRWSGQTPGEFRRSHRQTA